DNA from Brachyspira aalborgi:
AAACATTTAATAGTGAAAGAGGAAGAAGTAAAAGCACAAAAAGCCAATTCTGGATTGCAATATATTAAGCGAATTGAAAAAATATAGAAAAAATCTATTATATAAAAGATGATAGATTATTTAATAAACAATATATAGAGTAGATAGCACTTATCCAATTAGACTATTTAGAAATAAAGAAGAAATAACTAATAAAGAATTTGAAGATAAAAAAATGATATGAATAAAAAATTAAGTATATTATATAATTATGGGTTATTTAGTAATATAGACGAAATAAATTTTAAGTTTAAAAAGAAATATTCTGGAGCATTAAAGGTATATTTTGATGACTTTGATAAAAAATATAACATATACAAAGAACTTATAGAAAAATTAGATACTTTTACTAATATAGTTAATAAAAAATTATATTATAAAAAAATAAGGATTTCTAAAAATGATGGAATACAAATATTTTCTGATAATGATAATGAAATAAAATTAAGCGATTTATCTTCTGGTGAAAAACAGGAAATTATATTATTTTTTGAACTTATATTTTCTACTGATAAAATCATAATGATGCTAATAGATGAACCAGAATTATCTTTGCATGTAGCTTGGTAAAAAAGATTTATTGACGATTTATTTAATATAATAAAAAATAAGAATATAAGTATTATAATTTCTACTCATTCTCCATATATCATATGGAAATATAAAGAAAATCAAATAGATTTAGGAGAATTACACAAAAATGCAAAATAATAATATACCAGAAAGTCCTCTATTTTGTCTTCGTATTTATATAATATAAAGAGAATCGATTATATGAAACATAATTTTGAAAAATGGCTTGAAATAAAATGCGAGAATAAATCTCTTTCGTCTGAAGCTAATAATATAGGGCAAATAAAAAATGTATTTGAAGAATCTATAATATGCTATAAATCTGGTGCTTATAGAGCTGCTATAGTTATGGCTATGATAGGATTTGATACTATTATGAGAGATAGAATATTAAAATATAAGAATTCTTTAGAAAAATTAAACAGTCAAATTCTATTTGAAAAATATGATTTAATTAATGAGAATAATTGGGATAAATAA
Protein-coding regions in this window:
- a CDS encoding AAA family ATPase: MNKKLSILYNYGLFSNIDEINFKFKKKYSGALKVYFDDFDKKYNIYKELIEKLDTFTNIVNKKLYYKKIRISKNDGIQIFSDNDNEIKLSDLSSGEKQEIILFFELIFSTDKIIMMLIDEPELSLHVAW